The following are encoded together in the Glycine soja cultivar W05 chromosome 5, ASM419377v2, whole genome shotgun sequence genome:
- the LOC114411931 gene encoding snakin-2-like produces MALRELIVMGLLLLVCLAKVSSDVNIEKEQDEEFRFPVDHLIVRGGNRRLMQDIDCGGLCKTRCSAHSRPNVCNRACGTCCVRCKCVPPGTSGNRELCGTCYTDMTTHGNKTKCP; encoded by the exons ATGGCATTACGCGAGCTTATTGTGATGGGGTTATTGCTGCTGGTTTGTCTTGCAAAG GTTTCATCTGATGTTAACATAGAAAAGGAGCAAGATGAAGAATTTCGCTTTCCTGTTGaccat CTTATCGTGAGAGGCGGGAACAGAAGGCTAATGCAGGACATAG ATTGTGGAGGATTGTGCAAGACAAGGTGCAGTGCCCATTCAAGGCCAAATGTGTGCAACAGGGCTTGTGGCACATGTTGTGTGAGGTGCAAGTGTGTTCCACCTGGAACTTCCGGCAACAGGGAGCTTTGTGGGACCTGCTATACTGATATGACCACCCATGGTAACAAGACCAAGTGCCCGTAA